The following are from one region of the Rhizobacter sp. AJA081-3 genome:
- the mobA gene encoding molybdenum cofactor guanylyltransferase MobA, giving the protein MTISTDDITGLILAGGRGSRMGGVDKGLQNHLGMPLAMHALMRLSMQVGHVMINANRNLGAYESLGVPVWPDALPDYPGPLAGFLAGLEHCETPYLVTVPCDTPGFPIDLVEKLAAALEADGADIAMAATTENGAQQVQPVFCLMKASLMESLVRFTQTGQRKIDRWTAQHRCVEVPFDDARAFFNANTLPDLQQLQTNA; this is encoded by the coding sequence GTGACCATTTCCACCGACGACATCACCGGCCTGATCCTCGCCGGCGGCCGCGGCAGCCGCATGGGCGGCGTCGACAAGGGCCTGCAGAACCACCTGGGCATGCCGCTGGCCATGCACGCGCTGATGCGGCTGAGCATGCAGGTCGGCCACGTGATGATCAATGCCAACCGCAATCTGGGTGCCTACGAGTCCCTGGGCGTGCCGGTGTGGCCCGACGCCCTGCCCGACTACCCCGGCCCGCTGGCCGGCTTCCTGGCCGGGCTGGAGCATTGCGAGACGCCCTACCTCGTCACCGTGCCCTGCGACACGCCGGGCTTCCCGATCGACCTGGTCGAGAAGCTGGCCGCGGCCCTGGAGGCCGACGGCGCCGACATCGCCATGGCCGCCACGACCGAGAACGGCGCGCAGCAGGTGCAGCCGGTGTTCTGCCTGATGAAGGCCTCGCTGATGGAAAGCCTGGTTCGGTTCACTCAGACGGGGCAGCGCAAGATCGACCGCTGGACGGCACAGCACCGCTGCGTCGAGGTGCCGTTCGACGATGCGCGGGCCTTCTTCAACGCCAACACGCTGCCGGATCTGCAGCAGCTGCAGACGAATGCCTGA
- a CDS encoding GNAT family N-acetyltransferase translates to MPEPVDVRRLRALELAEYKALRDAMLAAHPDAFTSDAEAEAAKPAQAYLPRLGLDRPQGGHFTLGAWDGRALVGAVSCERDMRLKVRHIGHLIGMMVADHAAGRGIGKRLLQECIALARAADGLELLTLSVTAGNAAAEHLYHRAGFVRYGTQPRAVKLDGRYHDKHQMILSL, encoded by the coding sequence ATGCCTGAACCTGTCGACGTGCGCCGCCTGCGCGCGCTGGAACTGGCCGAGTACAAGGCCCTGCGCGATGCGATGCTCGCTGCTCATCCCGATGCCTTCACCAGCGACGCCGAGGCCGAGGCCGCCAAGCCGGCCCAGGCCTACCTGCCGCGACTGGGTCTGGACCGGCCGCAGGGCGGGCATTTCACGCTGGGTGCCTGGGACGGCCGCGCGCTCGTCGGTGCGGTGAGTTGCGAGCGCGACATGCGCCTGAAGGTGCGCCACATCGGCCATCTGATCGGCATGATGGTGGCCGATCACGCCGCCGGGCGCGGCATCGGCAAGCGCTTGCTGCAGGAGTGCATCGCCCTGGCCCGCGCCGCGGACGGCCTCGAACTGCTCACGCTGAGCGTCACCGCCGGCAACGCCGCCGCCGAGCATCTGTACCATCGCGCCGGCTTCGTGCGCTACGGCACCCAACCGCGCGCCGTCAAGCTCGACGGCCGCTACCATGACAAGCACCAGATGATCCTGAGCCTGTGA
- the glp gene encoding gephyrin-like molybdotransferase Glp: MTTATPPTLAEIASCVSGYDPNALPVAQAQEFIARLVPRVQAVEMLAIRSALGRVLARDIVSAIDVPAHDNSAMDGYALRGSDLAASGDTVLQAVGTGFAGAQFDGSVAAGQCLRIMTGAVMPAGLDTVVPQEFTKADGTRVTVPAGVVRTGDNRRLAGEDLAMGEAALKAGRVLRPADLGLLASLGQAEVPVLRRLRVAFFSTGDELRSIGEPLDAGCVYDSNRYTLWGMLQRLGVDLIDMGVVRDDPAALESAFRHAAENADAVITSGGVSVGEADHTKQVMKTLGDVLFWRIAMRPGRPMAIGRITSRGHDAILFGLPGNPVAVMVTFYAFVRDALLAMSGAFVQPLPMLSAASTQPIRKKAGRTEYQRGIVSRSATGWQVEITGSQGSGILRSMSEANGLVVLHHEQGNVAAGELVDVLPFDGLV, encoded by the coding sequence ATGACGACCGCGACACCCCCGACCCTGGCCGAGATCGCCTCCTGCGTGAGCGGTTACGACCCGAACGCCCTGCCGGTGGCCCAGGCGCAGGAGTTCATCGCGCGCCTCGTTCCGCGCGTGCAAGCGGTGGAGATGCTGGCGATCCGTTCGGCTCTCGGCCGCGTGCTGGCGCGCGACATCGTCTCGGCCATCGACGTGCCGGCACACGACAACTCGGCGATGGACGGCTACGCGCTGCGCGGCAGCGATCTCGCGGCCAGCGGCGACACCGTGCTGCAGGCGGTGGGCACGGGCTTTGCCGGCGCGCAGTTCGATGGCAGCGTCGCCGCGGGTCAGTGCCTGCGCATCATGACCGGCGCGGTGATGCCGGCCGGCCTGGACACGGTGGTGCCGCAGGAATTCACCAAGGCCGACGGCACGCGCGTGACGGTGCCTGCTGGCGTCGTGCGCACCGGCGACAACCGGCGCCTCGCCGGCGAGGACCTCGCGATGGGCGAAGCCGCGCTGAAGGCAGGCCGCGTGCTGCGCCCAGCCGACCTGGGCCTGCTCGCCTCGCTCGGCCAGGCCGAGGTGCCGGTGCTGCGTCGCCTGCGCGTCGCCTTCTTCTCGACCGGAGACGAACTTCGCTCGATCGGCGAGCCGCTGGACGCCGGCTGCGTCTACGACAGCAACCGCTACACACTGTGGGGCATGCTGCAGCGCCTCGGTGTCGACCTGATCGACATGGGCGTGGTGCGCGACGACCCGGCCGCGCTGGAGTCCGCCTTCCGCCACGCCGCCGAGAACGCCGATGCGGTGATCACCTCCGGCGGCGTCAGCGTTGGCGAGGCCGACCACACCAAGCAGGTCATGAAGACGCTGGGCGACGTGCTGTTCTGGCGCATCGCGATGCGACCAGGCCGGCCGATGGCCATCGGGCGCATCACCAGCCGCGGCCACGACGCCATCCTGTTCGGCCTGCCGGGCAACCCGGTGGCGGTAATGGTCACCTTCTACGCCTTCGTGCGCGACGCGCTGCTGGCGATGAGCGGCGCGTTCGTCCAGCCATTGCCGATGTTGAGCGCCGCCAGCACGCAGCCGATCCGCAAGAAGGCCGGCCGCACCGAGTACCAGCGCGGCATCGTCTCTCGTAGCGCCACCGGCTGGCAGGTGGAGATCACCGGCTCGCAGGGTTCGGGCATCCTGCGCAGCATGAGCGAGGCCAACGGCCTGGTCGTGCTGCACCATGAACAAGGCAACGTGGCTGCCGGCGAGCTCGTCGACGTGCTGCCCTTCGACGGACTGGTCTGA
- the panB gene encoding 3-methyl-2-oxobutanoate hydroxymethyltransferase — MTLHRLAAMRAAGEKISMLTCYDASFARLLDDAGVDVLLIGDSLGMTVQGRDSTLPVTLDDMAYHVQCVARGNRHAWIVGDLPFGSYHTGTEQALLSAARLMQSGAHMVKLEGGGWTVPVVRHLVERGIPVCAHLGLTPQSVHALGGYRIQGRDDDGAARLLREARELADAGASMLVVELIPSTLGKQLTASLPIPVIGIGAGPGCSGQVLVLHDMLGVTRSKLPRFVRNFMAGADSIEAAVRAYVAAVKDGSFPDPAVHGY, encoded by the coding sequence ATGACGCTGCATCGCCTGGCCGCCATGCGCGCCGCCGGCGAGAAGATCAGCATGCTCACCTGCTACGACGCCAGCTTCGCGCGCCTGCTCGACGACGCCGGTGTCGACGTGCTGCTGATCGGCGACTCGCTGGGCATGACCGTGCAGGGCCGCGACAGCACGCTGCCGGTGACGCTGGACGACATGGCCTACCACGTGCAATGCGTCGCTCGCGGCAACCGCCATGCCTGGATCGTCGGCGATCTGCCCTTCGGCAGCTACCACACCGGCACCGAGCAGGCGCTGCTCAGCGCCGCCAGGCTGATGCAGTCGGGCGCGCACATGGTCAAGCTCGAAGGCGGCGGCTGGACCGTGCCCGTGGTGCGCCACCTCGTCGAGCGCGGCATCCCGGTGTGCGCCCACCTCGGGCTGACGCCGCAGTCGGTGCATGCGCTGGGCGGCTACCGCATTCAGGGTCGCGACGACGACGGCGCGGCGCGTCTGCTGCGCGAGGCGCGCGAGCTGGCCGACGCCGGTGCCTCGATGCTGGTCGTCGAGCTCATCCCCAGCACGCTCGGCAAGCAGCTCACCGCGAGCCTGCCCATCCCGGTGATCGGCATCGGCGCCGGGCCCGGCTGCAGCGGGCAGGTGCTGGTGCTGCACGACATGCTCGGCGTCACGCGCAGCAAGCTGCCGCGCTTCGTGCGCAACTTCATGGCGGGTGCCGACAGCATCGAGGCCGCGGTGCGCGCCTACGTGGCGGCGGTCAAGGACGGCAGCTTCCCCGACCCGGCCGTGCATGGCTACTGA
- the panC gene encoding pantoate--beta-alanine ligase, translated as MQIVHTIADLRSILAGQAKTAFVPTMGNLHEGHLSLVQMARSHGAPVVASIFVNRLQFAPHEDFDTYPRTLERDCELLRGAGCDIVFAPSERELYPEPQRYTVQPPAELADILEGHFRPGFFTGVCTVVLKLFNCVQPRYAMFGKKDYQQLMVIRRMVKQFALPIGIVAGETSRAADGLALSSRNGYLDAEQRAEAVQLSAALRRIAEAVAAGGRDWAKLESDAMAGLAARDWKPDYVAIRRQHDLGEPAPGEPLVVLAAAKLGSTRLIDNLELPAP; from the coding sequence ATGCAGATCGTCCACACCATTGCCGACCTGCGCAGCATCCTCGCCGGCCAGGCGAAGACCGCCTTCGTGCCCACCATGGGGAACCTGCACGAAGGCCACTTGTCGCTGGTGCAGATGGCGCGTTCGCACGGTGCACCCGTGGTCGCCAGCATCTTCGTGAACCGGCTGCAGTTCGCGCCGCACGAGGATTTCGACACCTACCCGCGAACGCTGGAGCGCGACTGCGAGCTGCTGCGTGGTGCCGGCTGCGACATCGTCTTCGCACCGTCGGAGCGCGAGCTCTACCCGGAGCCGCAGCGCTACACCGTGCAGCCGCCGGCCGAGCTGGCCGACATCCTCGAAGGCCACTTCCGGCCCGGCTTCTTCACCGGTGTGTGCACCGTGGTGCTCAAGCTCTTCAACTGCGTGCAGCCGCGCTACGCGATGTTCGGCAAGAAGGACTACCAGCAGCTGATGGTGATCCGGCGCATGGTGAAGCAGTTCGCGCTGCCCATCGGCATCGTCGCCGGCGAGACGAGCCGGGCCGCCGATGGCCTGGCGCTGTCGTCGCGCAACGGCTACCTCGACGCTGAACAGCGCGCCGAGGCCGTGCAACTCAGCGCCGCGCTGCGGCGCATCGCCGAAGCGGTGGCTGCGGGCGGGCGGGATTGGGCGAAGCTCGAATCGGACGCGATGGCCGGACTCGCGGCGCGCGACTGGAAGCCCGACTACGTGGCGATCCGGCGCCAGCACGATCTCGGCGAGCCGGCGCCCGGCGAGCCGCTCGTGGTGCTGGCGGCGGCCAAGCTCGGCAGCACGAGGCTGATCGACAACCTCGAACTGCCGGCCCCCTGA